From a region of the Methanoculleus receptaculi genome:
- a CDS encoding ABC transporter ATP-binding protein, with amino-acid sequence MTAEDHSPPHPLIEFRNVTIVRGGHRLLDAVSLTIQEGEHLAILGPNGAGKSSLIRAITREYYPSSPGSETVFRFRGLDTWDAFDLRSHIGLVSGDLQYTFTRGISGREVVLSGFFSSIGLFYHEVTPAMEQKADDILEFLDVAHLADRPMTEVSSGEARRLLIGRALVHDPGTLVLDEPTNSLDLHALHSFRKTLRKIARSGTGIILVTHNLHDIIPEISRVVLMRDGAIVMDGEKAEVLTERNIGELFRVQVHIHRENGYYYATGY; translated from the coding sequence ATGACGGCTGAAGACCACTCTCCCCCCCACCCGCTCATCGAGTTTCGAAACGTCACCATTGTCCGGGGCGGCCATAGACTCCTTGACGCCGTCTCGCTCACGATACAGGAGGGCGAGCATCTCGCCATTCTCGGGCCAAACGGCGCCGGGAAATCGTCGCTCATCCGGGCGATCACGCGGGAATACTACCCCTCCTCGCCGGGCTCGGAGACTGTCTTTCGGTTCCGCGGGCTTGATACATGGGATGCCTTTGACCTCCGGTCCCACATCGGGCTCGTCTCCGGCGACCTCCAGTATACCTTCACCCGCGGGATCTCGGGCCGCGAGGTTGTGCTCTCCGGGTTCTTCTCGAGCATCGGGCTCTTCTACCATGAGGTGACACCGGCGATGGAGCAGAAGGCGGACGATATCCTCGAGTTCCTGGATGTCGCCCACCTCGCCGACCGGCCGATGACGGAGGTCTCCTCGGGCGAGGCCCGCAGGCTTCTGATCGGAAGGGCGCTCGTCCACGACCCGGGCACTCTCGTACTCGACGAACCCACAAACAGTCTCGACCTGCACGCGCTCCACTCCTTCCGAAAGACCCTTAGAAAGATTGCCAGGTCGGGGACGGGAATCATCCTGGTGACGCACAACCTCCATGATATCATCCCGGAAATCTCGCGGGTCGTCCTGATGCGGGATGGTGCGATCGTGATGGACGGCGAAAAGGCTGAGGTGCTGACTGAGAGAAATATCGGCGAACTCTTCCGCGTTCAGGTTCATATCCACAGAGAAAACGGCTACTACTACGCCACAGGCTACTGA
- a CDS encoding pyridoxamine 5'-phosphate oxidase family protein, translated as MSSRLMDYFNKQPRIGILSTANREGKVNAALFGSPQMVDEKTVVMGLGKNRTLDYLQQNPHAVYTILEPGETLMDWKGLRVYLKLKDCATSGKKLEDYKREVAAALGEDAAKMMHATLTFEVTEVRPIVDMGQGWEKSV; from the coding sequence ATGTCATCCAGATTGATGGACTACTTCAACAAACAGCCAAGGATAGGCATCCTGAGCACCGCTAACAGAGAGGGAAAGGTAAACGCAGCTCTCTTCGGCTCGCCGCAGATGGTCGACGAGAAGACCGTCGTTATGGGGCTTGGAAAGAACCGCACTCTCGACTACCTGCAGCAGAATCCCCATGCCGTCTACACCATCCTCGAACCAGGGGAGACCCTCATGGACTGGAAGGGTCTGCGGGTCTACCTGAAACTGAAGGACTGCGCGACCTCGGGTAAGAAACTTGAGGACTACAAGAGAGAGGTTGCAGCGGCACTGGGCGAGGATGCGGCGAAGATGATGCACGCCACGCTGACATTTGAGGTCACGGAGGTCCGCCCGATCGTTGACATGGGCCAGGGCTGGGAGAAGTCAGTCTGA
- a CDS encoding pyridoxamine 5'-phosphate oxidase family protein, translating into MSSRLMDYFNKQPRIGILSTANREGKVNAALFGSPRMVDEKTVVMGLGKNRTLDYLQQNPHAVYTILEPGETLMDWKGLRVYLKLKDCATSGKKLEDYKREVAAALGEDAAKMMHATLTFEVTEVRPIVDMGQGWEKSV; encoded by the coding sequence ATGTCATCCAGATTGATGGACTACTTCAACAAACAGCCAAGGATAGGCATCCTGAGCACCGCTAACAGAGAGGGAAAGGTAAACGCGGCTCTCTTCGGCTCGCCGCGGATGGTCGACGAGAAGACCGTCGTTATGGGGCTTGGAAAGAACCGCACTCTCGACTACCTGCAGCAGAATCCCCATGCCGTCTACACCATCCTCGAACCGGGGGAGACCCTCATGGACTGGAAGGGTCTGCGGGTCTACCTGAAACTGAAGGACTGCGCAACCTCGGGTAAGAAACTTGAGGACTACAAGAGAGAGGTTGCAGCGGCACTGGGCGAGGATGCGGCGAAGATGATGCACGCCACGCTGACGTTTGAGGTCACGGAGGTCCGCCCGATCGTTGACATGGGCCAGGGCTGGGAGAAGTCGGTCTGA
- a CDS encoding ABC transporter ATP-binding protein codes for MTAEDHSPHHPLIEFRNVTIVRGGHRLLDSISLTIQEGEHLAILGPNGAGKSSLIRAVTREYYPSSPGSETVFRFCGLDTWDAFDLRSHIGLVSGDLQYTFTRGISGREVVLSGFFSSIGLFYHEVTPAMEQKADDILEFLDVAHLADRPMTEVSSGEARRLLIGRALVHDPGTLVLDEPTNSLDLHALHSFRKTLRKIARSGTGIVLVTHNLHDIIPEISRVVLMRDGAIVMDREKAEVLTERNIGELFRVPVHIHRENGYYYATGY; via the coding sequence ATGACGGCTGAAGACCACTCTCCCCACCACCCGCTCATCGAGTTTCGAAACGTCACCATTGTCCGGGGCGGCCATAGACTCCTTGACTCCATCTCGCTCACGATACAGGAGGGCGAGCATCTCGCCATTCTCGGGCCAAACGGCGCCGGGAAATCGTCGCTCATCCGGGCGGTCACCCGGGAATACTACCCCTCCTCGCCGGGCTCGGAGACTGTCTTTCGGTTCTGCGGGCTTGATACATGGGATGCCTTTGACCTCCGATCGCACATCGGGCTCGTCTCCGGCGACCTCCAGTATACCTTCACCCGCGGGATCTCGGGGCGCGAGGTTGTGCTCTCCGGGTTCTTCTCGAGCATCGGGCTCTTCTACCATGAGGTGACACCGGCGATGGAGCAGAAGGCGGACGATATCCTCGAGTTCCTGGATGTCGCCCACCTCGCCGACCGGCCGATGACGGAGGTCTCCTCGGGTGAGGCCCGCAGGCTTCTGATCGGAAGGGCGCTCGTCCACGACCCGGGCACTCTCGTACTCGACGAACCCACAAACAGTCTCGACCTGCACGCGCTCCACTCCTTCCGAAAGACCCTTAGAAAGATTGCCAGGTCGGGGACGGGAATCGTCCTGGTGACGCACAACCTCCATGATATCATCCCGGAAATCTCGCGGGTGGTTCTGATGCGGGATGGTGCGATCGTGATGGACCGCGAAAAGGCCGAGGTGCTGACTGAGAGAAATATCGGCGAACTCTTCCGCGTTCCGGTTCATATCCACAGAGAAAACGGCTACTACTACGCCACAGGCTACTGA
- a CDS encoding ABC transporter ATP-binding protein → MTAEDHSPHHPLIEFRNVTIVRGGHRLLDSISLTIQEGEHLAILGPNGAGKSSLIRAVTREYYPSSPGSETVFRFCGLDTWDAFDLRSHIGLVSGDLQYTFTRGISGREVVLSGFFSSIGLFYHEVTPAMEQKADDILEFLDVAHLADRPMTEVSSGEARRLLIGRALVHDPGTLVLDEPTNSLDLHALHSFRKTLRKIARSGTGIILVTHNLHDIIPEISRVVLMRDGAIVMDGEKAEVLTERNIGELFRVQVHIHRENGYYYATGY, encoded by the coding sequence ATGACGGCTGAAGACCACTCTCCCCACCACCCGCTCATCGAGTTTCGAAACGTCACCATTGTCCGGGGCGGCCATAGACTCCTTGACTCCATCTCGCTCACGATACAGGAGGGCGAGCATCTCGCCATTCTCGGGCCAAACGGCGCCGGGAAATCGTCGCTCATCCGGGCGGTCACCCGGGAATACTACCCCTCCTCGCCGGGCTCGGAGACTGTCTTTCGGTTCTGCGGGCTTGATACATGGGATGCCTTTGACCTCCGATCGCACATCGGGCTCGTCTCCGGCGACCTCCAGTATACCTTCACCCGCGGGATCTCGGGGCGCGAGGTTGTGCTCTCCGGGTTCTTCTCGAGCATCGGGCTCTTCTACCATGAGGTGACACCGGCGATGGAGCAGAAGGCGGACGATATCCTCGAGTTCCTGGATGTCGCCCACCTCGCCGACCGGCCGATGACGGAGGTCTCCTCGGGTGAGGCCCGCAGGCTTCTGATCGGAAGGGCGCTCGTCCACGACCCGGGCACTCTCGTACTCGACGAACCCACAAACAGTCTCGACCTGCACGCGCTCCACTCCTTCCGAAAGACCCTTAGAAAGATTGCCAGGTCGGGGACGGGAATCATCCTGGTGACGCACAACCTCCATGATATCATCCCGGAAATCTCGCGGGTCGTCCTGATGCGGGATGGTGCGATCGTGATGGACGGCGAAAAGGCTGAGGTGCTGACTGAGAGAAATATCGGCGAACTCTTCCGCGTTCAGGTTCATATCCACAGAGAAAACGGCTACTACTACGCCACAGGCTACTGA